The following coding sequences are from one Humulus lupulus chromosome X, drHumLupu1.1, whole genome shotgun sequence window:
- the LOC133805280 gene encoding protein PLASTID MOVEMENT IMPAIRED 1-RELATED 1-like, translating to MLNKLDSRKSFSDNHPGDSSNGQLLRDIEEISKALYLPKPSPNEVRSKSAGRIRLSESKSDLNLKNVSYKDKKSSSLWNWKNPLKALTHIGNKKFYCCFYLHVHSIEGLPSIFENLSLCVHWKKKNEAIQTSPSRVSQGVAEFDETLMHRCSVYGSSGGANHPMKYDSKLLLLYASLVENPSLDIGKQWVDLTSFLPRTMEELEGEKSSGKWTTSFNLSGKAKGASLNVSFGFWVMRDKLVKLSSNSNYPELLNVSRNRLSTIDDGVDLVPSNYNRTLPRVRSITSSVSYEPDFLCQSLDMKVCHEVLLRTGLELSKSINCLYQKLDEGNLCISTDSASQQLEQFKPKFDYDFVSSGEMEDNDCEITEFSITEMGTEMSEKDESTWDQGADLFIEPIFEATETINVNEIIKGSDTDLYSEDNSCMSCVEKILVDARKNETQSNCTNELTKEELESARISQLIAESANLDPIDFGGYIEQESLMEAKSNNKASRSVKRSFSLDDVAESVATDFLNMLGVDDELYTENFYSQPDSPRELLWRQFEKEAIDSGNFILDFDAKQEESEFGCSISPRFSCQDYSEESELSLIVQDAEEEHKRSELLNRRKAKVLEDIETEVLMREWGINEEDFQNSPHSYSGGFGSPIELPPQERHLLPPLEEGFGPYVQMKNGGFLCTMNPLLFRKAKNGGSLIIQVSDSVVLPSKIGHDVMEILQHLAFSGANKLYAQISKLMPLEDITGKTIKKVAWDTPPISMALQRKFHSQHDHFGRKGGYEYQSGLQHNDIKSGFTGGEVHLEFASLEDVSSLVVNKIDTLILEGLKAQSHMSDEEPPSCIYPQITGEISSSGGTNRFLNSDVGALKLWDVRDDGNNISDLVDLSVKLDEWLRLDAGIIGDEIENVNKDILKILAAHHAECIDLDSGSLKQDFNWHEVSGRRCGMLGNNITIAHLVQLRDPLRNYEPVGVPMLLLIQVRREEQVHPVVDEVSGIKKNQTVKDGEDSPRFQITGTHLAGVDTVPFNKQLWGTTAQRQSGSRWLLTSGMGRNGGYKSKSKAIVKSSPLGISANVQPRDILWSISSNVNELGATWNNSVSPQTRNPDVIFQTETISDHR from the exons ATGTTGAATAAGCTAGATAGTAGGAAGAGTTTTAGTGATAATCATCCCGGGGATTCAAGTAATGGCCAGTTGTTGCGAGACATTGAGGAAATTAGCAAAGCCCTTTATTTGCCAAAACCCTCTCCTAATGAAGTTCGATCCAAATCAGCTGGAAGAATCCGTTTGTCGGAATCAAAATCGGATTTAAACCTGAAAAATGTGTCTTATAAGGACAAGAAATCGTCGTCGTTATGGAATTGGAAGAATCCTTTAAAAGCGCTTACTCACATTGGCAACAAGAAGTTCTATTGTTGTTTTTATCTTCATGTCCATTCAATTGAAGGGTTGCCCTCCATTTTCGAAAATCTTAGTCTGTGTgtgcattggaagaagaagaatGAGGCGATTCAGACTTCACCGTCAAGAGTTTCTCAGGGCGTGGCTGAATTCGATGAAACTTTGATGCATAGATGTTCTGTGTATGGTAGTAGTGGTGGGGCCAACCATCCCATGAAATATGATTCCAAACTTTTACTCCTATATGCTTCTCTTGTTGAGAATCCTAGTCTGGATATTGGAAAGCAATGGGTTGACCTCACCAGCTTCTTACCGCGTACTATGGAGGAGTTGGAAGGGGAGAAAAGTAGTGGTAAGTGGACAACCAGCTTTAATCTTTCGGGGAAAGCTAAAGGTGCTAGTCTAAATGTCAGTTTTGGATTCTGGGTAATGAGAGATAAACTAGTTAAATTGAGTAGTAATTCGAATTATCCTGAACTTTTGAATGTGTCGCGTAATAGGTTGAGTACAATAGATGATGGTGTTGACTTGGTTCCTAGCAATTATAACAGGACGCTTCCACGAGTTCGCAGCATTACTAGTTCTGTCAGTTATGAGCCTGACTTCTTGTGCCAGTCTCTGGATATGAAAGTTTGTCATGAAGTATTGCTCAGAACAGGATTGGAGCTTTCAAAGTCTATAAATTGTTTATATCAGAAACTTGATGAGGGGAACTTGTGCATTTCAACTGATTCAGCTTCTCAACAGCTGGAACAATTCAAACCTAAGTTTGATTATGACTTTGTGTCTTCTGGAGAAATGGAAGACAATGACTGTGAAATTACTGAATTTAGCATTACTGAAATGGGGACTGAAATGTCTGAAAAAGACGAGTCGACATGGGATCAAGGTGCTGATCTGTTTATTGAACCTATATTTGAGGCGACTGAGACAATCAATGTGAATGAGATCATTAAGGGTAGTGACACAGATCTTTATTCTGAGGACAACAGCTGTATGAGTTGTGTTGAAAAGATTCTGGTGGATGCTAGGAAAAATGAAACACAAAGCAATTGTACCAATGAATTGACCAAAGAAGAGCTGGAGTCAGCGCGCATTAGTCAGTTGATTGCGGAATCAGCAAATTTGGACCCAATAGACTTTGGAGGGTACATTGAGCAAGAAAGCCTCATGGAAGCTaaatcaaacaacaaagcaagTAGATCAGTTAAACGATCATTTAGCTTGGATGATGTTGCTGAATCTGTGGCAACTGATTTTTTGAATATGCTAGGAGTTGATGATGAATTATATACAGAAAATTTTTATAGTCAGCCAGATTCCCCAAGAGAGCTTCTTTGGAGACAGTTTGAAAAAGAGGCTATAGATTCAGGCAACTTCATTCTTGATTTTGATGCAAAGCAAGAGGAGTCAGAATTTGGCTGCAGTATTTCACCCAGGTTTAGCTGTCAGGATTACTCCGAGGAATCTGAATTGTCTTTGATAGTTCAAGATGCCGAAGAGGAGCACAAGAGAAGTGAGTTATTAAACAGAAGGAAGGCAAAAGTTCTTGAAGACATAGAAACTGAAGTTTTGATGCGAGAATGGGGAATAAATGAGGAGGACTTTCAAAACTCTCCACATAGTTATTCCGGTGGATTTGGTAGTCCAATTGAGCTTCCTCCTCAAGAGCGACACCTACTACCTCCACTTGAAGAAGGCTTTGGTCCTTATGTTCAGATGAAAAATGGAGGCTTTCTCTGCACTATGAATCCTTTGCTTTTCAGGAAAGCTAAAAATGGTGGGAGCTTAATTATTCAAGTTTCCGATTCAGTTGTCCTACCTTCAAAAATTGGCCACGATGTTATGGAGATTTTGCAACATTTGGCTTTTAGTGGAGCCAATAAGTTGTATGCTCAAATCAGTAAATTAATGCCTTTGGAGGATATTACTGGGAAGACAATAAAGAAGGTAGCATGGGATACCCCTCCAATCTCAATGGCACTTCAAAG GAAATTTCACTCGCAGCATGATCATTTTGGAAGGAAGGGAGGTTATGAATATCAATCAGGTTTGCAACATAATGATATCAAATCAGGCTTTACTGGTGGTGAGGTACATTTGGAATTTGCATCTCTTGAAGATGTTTCATCGTTGGTTGTGAATAAGATTGATACCCTCATACTGGAAGGCTTAAAAGCTCAGTCTCACATGTCAGATGAGGAACCGCCTTCTTGTATTTATCCACAGATTACTGGGGAGATATCGTCCTCTGGAGGTACGAACAGGTTTCTTAATTCAGATGTTGGAGCATTAAAACTTTGGGATGTAAGAGATGATGGTAACAACATTAGTGACTTAGTTGACTTGTCTGTTAAATTGGATGAGTGGTTGAGGTTGGACGCTGGAATCATTGGTGATGAAATTGAGAATGTTAACAAGGACATATTAAAAATCCTTGCTGCCCATCATGCCGAGTGCATAGATTTAGATAGTGGGAGTTTGAAACAAGACTTCAACTGGCACGAAGTATCTGGGAGAAGGTGTGGAATGTTGGGAAACAACATCACAATAGCTCATTTGGTACAACTTAGGGATCCCCTTAGGAACTATGAGCCTGTGGGGGTCCCAATGCTTCTTTTGATTCAAGTGCGGAGGGAAGAACAAGTTCACCCAGTAGTAGATGAGGTGTCAGGGATAAAGAAAAATCAGACAGTTAAAGACGGGGAAGACAGTCCCCGGTTTCAAATCACTGGTACCCACCTTGCTGGTGTAGATACTGTTCCCTTCAATAAGCAACTCTGGGGCACCACAGCACAGCGGCAGTCTGGGTCCCGTTGGCTTCTTACTAGTGGTATGGGAAGAAATGGTGGATATAAATCCAAGTCCAAGGCGATCGTTAAATCATCCCCACTTGGGATATCAGCAAATGTGCAGCCTAGGGATATCTTATGGAGCATCTCATCAAATGTTAATGAGCTGGGAGCTACCTGGAATAATTCGGTAAGTCCACAAACCCGAAACCCAGATGTTATATTTCAAACTGAAACTATATCAGACCATAGGTAA
- the LOC133804778 gene encoding uncharacterized protein LOC133804778, translated as MPTIFPESLKGRWDAFPGSDYSRFSWDDSILDLVRGDAVQFLPSWQNKEFIYFALFLKDQMHWVAVEADLNGWMLNIFDSSIGSISENDLISLMVDWCTIFPSVLRQSGLFENHDVILAPQLTASESQVRPFDWKLTPREFVPQTKSSGDCGCYVIEHIEHKLLQLPFDNVTDNNMKLFRQRWCVDLFYQNLC; from the exons atgcctacaatttttcccgaatcattgaagggtcggtgggacgcttttccaggttctgactactctagatttagttgggatgacagtatattggacctggttaggggtgatgcagtccagttcttaccgagttggcagaacaaggagttcatttattttgccctcttcttgaaagaccaaatgcattgggtagctgtagaggcagacctgaatgggtggatgctcaacatctttgactccagtattggatcaatttccgaaaacgatttgatcagcttgatggttgactggtgtaccattttcccgtcggtcttgcgacagtccggtttatttgagaaccatgacgttatactcgcgcctcagttgacagcatcagagagtcaggtcagacccttcgattggaaactcactccacgtgaattcgtaccgcaaacaaaatccag tggcgattgcggatgttacgtaattgagcatattgaacataagcttctacaactaccatttgataatgtaactgacaataatatgaaactttttaggcaaaggtggtgtgtagacttattctaccaaaacttatgttga